The genomic DNA CTCCCGCTATGCCCAGAGCGATATTCAGCAGGGTATGGAATTTGAGGTGATGGTGCCGCAGGGGCACTTTGGCTACCAGCCGCAGGCCGAGCGTGAAGCGGAATATCTGGCGATTGCCGCCGGGTCCGGCATTACGCCGATGATGGCGATTATCGAAGCCACGCTGACGACCGAAGCGGACAGCCGGTTTACGCTTATCTACGGTAACCGCAGCAGCCACAGCATGATGTTCCGCCAGGCGCTGGCTGACCTGAAAGATCGCTACCCGCAGCGTTTGCAGGTGGTGCATCTGTTCAGCCAGGAGTCGATGGACAGCGACCTGCTGCAAGGGCGCATTGACGGCGACAAGCTGCGTGCGCTGGGTAAAACCCTGCTCGATTTTAGCCGTTTTGACGACGCGTTTATCTGCGGCCCGTCGGCGATGATGGACGAAGCCGAAGTGGCCCTGCACGAGCTGGGTATGGCGGAGAAATCTATTCACCTTGAGCGTTTCAACACGCCTGGCACCAGCGTTAAGCGGGCCACCGGCGTACAGGCAGAAGGCCGCACGGTGACCATTCGCCAGGACGGTCGCGACCGCCTGATTGCACTCTCCGCCGAAGATGACAGCATTCTTGACGCCGCGCTGCGTCAGGGCGCAGACCTGCCGTTTGCCTGTAAAGGCGGCGTGTGCGCCACCTGTAAATGCAAAGTGGTGCAGGGCGAAGTGGCAATGGCCGCTAACTATAGTCTGGAAGCCGATGAAGTGGCGGCGGGCTATGTGCTGAGCTGCCAGGCGCTGCCCAAAAGCGCGGATGTGGTGGTCGACTTTGACGCACGGGGGATGGCATGAGCGAACTGCTGATTACCCGTCATGACCGCGTGCTGCAGCTGACGCTGAACCGTCCGCAGGCGCGTAATGCGTTAAACAACGCGCTGCTATTGCTGCTTGCCGAAGCGCTGGAAAGCGCGGCGGCCGATCCGACGGTGAGTGTGTGCGTGATTAGCGGCAACCCGCGCTATTTCGCGGCCGGTGCCGATCTCAACGAAATGGCGGAAAAAGACCTGCCCGCCACCTTCGACGATATTCGTCCCCGTTTGTGGGCGCGCATCGACGCCTTCAACAAGCCGCTGATTGCGGTGGTGAACGGCTATGCGCTGGGCGCGGGCTGCGAGCTGGCGCTGCTGTGTGACCTGGTGATTGCCGGCGATAACGCCCGCTTTGGCCTGCCGGAAATTACCCTCGGTACCATGCCCGGCGCGGGTGGTACCCAGCGTCTGATTCGCAGCGTCGGTAAAGCACTGGCCAGCCGGATGGTCCTGAGCGGCGAAAGCATTGATGCCGTTCGCGCACAGCAGGCCGGGTTGGTCAGCGATATTCATCCGGCGGACCTCTCCGATGAATACGCGTTGAAGCTGGCTGCAAACATCGCTCGCCACTCGCCGCTGGCGCTGCGGGCGGCGAAACAGTCGCTGCGTCTGGCGCATGAGGTGGGCTTACAGGCCGGTCTTGTGCAGGAACGTCAGTTATTTACGCTGCTCAGCGGTACCGAAGATCGTCGTGAAGGCGTGAGCGCCTTTTTAGAAAAACGTACCCCGGAATTTAAAGGACGCTAATCGTGGACGCATTCATTCTCAGCGAAGTGGAACAGGGTGTAATGACCCTCACCCTAAACCGCCCAGACCGACTCAACAGCTTTAATGACGTGATGCACCAGCAGCTCGCCAACTGCCTGAAACAGGCCGAGCGCGACGACACCATTCGCTGCCTGCTGATTACCGGTGCCGGGCGCGGTTTTTGCGCCGGACAGGATCTGAACGACCGTAACGTTGACCCGAGTGGCCCTGCGCCGGATCTGGGCATGTCGGTGGAGCGTTTTTATAACCCGCTGGTGCGTCGTTTAGCCGCGTTGCCAAAACCGGTTATCTGCGCCGTTAACGGCGTGGCCGCCGGGGCGGGTGCAACGTTAGCGCTGGGCTGCGATATCGTGCTGGCCGCGCGTTCGGCGAAGTTTGTGATGGCCTTCAGCAAGCTTGGCCTGGTGCCGGACTGCGGCGGTAGCTGGCTGCTGCCCCGTGTGACCACTCGCGCTCGCGCCGTAGGTTTACTGATGCTGGGCGATAACCTCAGCGCCGAACAGGCCGCGCAGTGGGGAATGATCTGGCAGGTGGTGGATGACGCTGAACTGAAAGACACCGCGTTAGCCATGGCGCGTCATTTTGCTACCCAGCCGACCTATGGGCTGGGGTTAATTAAGAAAGCGCTTCAGCTTTCTGAAACCAATACGCTGGAAAGCCAGCTCGATCTGGAGCGGGATTATCAGCGCATGGCCGGTCGCAGCGACGACTATCGCGAAGGCGTCAGCGCCTTCCTCGCCAAACGTCAGCCACAGTTCAGCGGGAAATAAGCCATGAACCAGACTCTTCACACCGTCGCCGTGATTGGCGGTGGCACCATGGGGGCCGGGATCGTCGAAGTGGCGGCCAGTGCCGGACACGCGGTGCGGCTGTATGACATTTCGCCTGAGGCGATTACCCGCGCTATCGACGGCATTGCCGAGCGCCTCAACGCCCGCGTCAGCCGGGGGAAAATCAGCGCTGAGCTGGCGCAGTCCCTGCTCGCGCGGATTACACCGGCGACGGAATTACACCAGCTTGCCGACGCGCAGCTGGTGATTGAAGCCGCTTCGGAACGCCTGGAGATTAAACAGGCGCTGTTCAGCCAACTGGCGGAGATTTGTTCACCGTCAACGCTGCTGACCAGTAATACCTCGTCGATTTCCATTACCGCCATTGCGGCGGGCATCAAACATCCCGAACGCGTGGCGGGGCTGCACTTCTTTAACCCGGCACCGGTCATGAAACTGGTGGAAGTGGTGAGCGGCCTTGCCACCTCCACGGAAGTGGTCGAGCAGCTTTGCCAGTGCGTCAGCGCCTGGAGTAAGCAGCCGGTGCGCTGCCGCTCCACGCCGGGCTTTATTGTCAACCGCGTGGCGCGCCCGTATTACGCCGAAGCCTGGCGGGCGCTGGAGGAACAGGTCGCCGCGCCGGAAGTGATTGACGCGGCGCTGCGCGACGGCGGCGGTTTCCCGATGGGGCCGCTGGCGCTGACCGATCTGATTGGTCAGGACGTCAACTTTGCCGTCACCTGTTCGGTATTTAACGCCTTCTGGCAGGACCGCCGTTTTCTGCCGTCGCTGCTTCAGCAGGAGCTGGCGCTGGCCGGGCGTCTGGGCAAGAAGAGCGGCCACGGCGTCTATCGCTGGCCTGTTGAAGTATCGCCTGATCTGGCTGTTGCAGCGGTAGTGCCTGAAAATGCAGCAAAAAACATTCAGTGTGACGTTGTCACTGAACTGGATGATGTTCTGCTCCTTGAAACCACCGGTGAAACCGCGCTGGCCTTAAGCGTGCAGCATCAGCGTCCGGTGGTGGTTTATGACCATGCGGCGGGCAACACGATCGTACTGGCGAGCGCGCAAACCAACCCACAGTCGGCAACCGACAAAGCGGTGTACTACTTCCAGCAGCAGGGCAAAAAGGTTCTGCACATTGCTGATTATCCCGGCCTGCTGGTATGGCGTACGGTAGCGATGCTGGCGAACGAAGCGCTGGATGCGGTGCAAAAAGGCGTCGCCAGCGCGGATGATATCGATACCGCTATGCGTCTGGGGGTGAACTACCCACGCGGCCCGATTGCCTGGGGTGAATCGCTTGGCTGGGGGCGCGTGCTGCGCCTGCTGGAAAACCTACAACAGCACTACGGCGAAGAACGCTACCGCCCAAGTGCGCGACTGCGCCGGATGGCGCTGCTGGAGATGCGTCATGAGTAACCAGGCCTGGCGCAACGCCCGCGCCATGTACGAGAAAGATACCTGCGCCCGCGCGCTGGGCATCGAGATTATCGAAATGGATGAAGGCTATGCGCAGATGACGATGGCGGTGCTGCCATCGATGCTCAACGGCCACCAGACCTGTCACGGTGGGCAGCTGTTTTCGCTCGCGGACACCGCCTTTGCCTACGCCTGTAACAGCCAGGGGCTGGCGGCGGTGGCGTCGGCGGCGAGCATCGATTTCCTGCGCCCGGCCTTCACTGGCGATCTGCTGACCGCCACCGCGCGGGTGAAACAGCAGGGCAAGCTGACCGGCGTTTACGACATTGAGATTGTTAATCAACAGCAAAAAACCGTTGCCCTGTTTCGCGGAAAATCGCACCGCATCGGCGGCACAATCACAGGAGAAGCCTAATGCGTGACGCCTTTATTTGTGACGGAATTCGTA from Klebsiella sp. WP3-W18-ESBL-02 includes the following:
- the paaI gene encoding hydroxyphenylacetyl-CoA thioesterase PaaI; protein product: MSNQAWRNARAMYEKDTCARALGIEIIEMDEGYAQMTMAVLPSMLNGHQTCHGGQLFSLADTAFAYACNSQGLAAVASAASIDFLRPAFTGDLLTATARVKQQGKLTGVYDIEIVNQQQKTVALFRGKSHRIGGTITGEA
- the paaE gene encoding 1,2-phenylacetyl-CoA epoxidase subunit PaaE, with amino-acid sequence MTTFHSLTVANVEPETRDAVTITFAIPEALRNDYAFRPGQHLTLKARLGGKELRRCYSICRSRSPSEISVAVKAIDGGRFSRYAQSDIQQGMEFEVMVPQGHFGYQPQAEREAEYLAIAAGSGITPMMAIIEATLTTEADSRFTLIYGNRSSHSMMFRQALADLKDRYPQRLQVVHLFSQESMDSDLLQGRIDGDKLRALGKTLLDFSRFDDAFICGPSAMMDEAEVALHELGMAEKSIHLERFNTPGTSVKRATGVQAEGRTVTIRQDGRDRLIALSAEDDSILDAALRQGADLPFACKGGVCATCKCKVVQGEVAMAANYSLEADEVAAGYVLSCQALPKSADVVVDFDARGMA
- the paaG gene encoding 2-(1,2-epoxy-1,2-dihydrophenyl)acetyl-CoA isomerase PaaG, with translation MDAFILSEVEQGVMTLTLNRPDRLNSFNDVMHQQLANCLKQAERDDTIRCLLITGAGRGFCAGQDLNDRNVDPSGPAPDLGMSVERFYNPLVRRLAALPKPVICAVNGVAAGAGATLALGCDIVLAARSAKFVMAFSKLGLVPDCGGSWLLPRVTTRARAVGLLMLGDNLSAEQAAQWGMIWQVVDDAELKDTALAMARHFATQPTYGLGLIKKALQLSETNTLESQLDLERDYQRMAGRSDDYREGVSAFLAKRQPQFSGK
- a CDS encoding 3-hydroxyacyl-CoA dehydrogenase, encoding MNQTLHTVAVIGGGTMGAGIVEVAASAGHAVRLYDISPEAITRAIDGIAERLNARVSRGKISAELAQSLLARITPATELHQLADAQLVIEAASERLEIKQALFSQLAEICSPSTLLTSNTSSISITAIAAGIKHPERVAGLHFFNPAPVMKLVEVVSGLATSTEVVEQLCQCVSAWSKQPVRCRSTPGFIVNRVARPYYAEAWRALEEQVAAPEVIDAALRDGGGFPMGPLALTDLIGQDVNFAVTCSVFNAFWQDRRFLPSLLQQELALAGRLGKKSGHGVYRWPVEVSPDLAVAAVVPENAAKNIQCDVVTELDDVLLLETTGETALALSVQHQRPVVVYDHAAGNTIVLASAQTNPQSATDKAVYYFQQQGKKVLHIADYPGLLVWRTVAMLANEALDAVQKGVASADDIDTAMRLGVNYPRGPIAWGESLGWGRVLRLLENLQQHYGEERYRPSARLRRMALLEMRHE
- the paaF gene encoding 2,3-dehydroadipyl-CoA hydratase PaaF is translated as MSELLITRHDRVLQLTLNRPQARNALNNALLLLLAEALESAAADPTVSVCVISGNPRYFAAGADLNEMAEKDLPATFDDIRPRLWARIDAFNKPLIAVVNGYALGAGCELALLCDLVIAGDNARFGLPEITLGTMPGAGGTQRLIRSVGKALASRMVLSGESIDAVRAQQAGLVSDIHPADLSDEYALKLAANIARHSPLALRAAKQSLRLAHEVGLQAGLVQERQLFTLLSGTEDRREGVSAFLEKRTPEFKGR